A portion of the Metasolibacillus fluoroglycofenilyticus genome contains these proteins:
- the metH gene encoding methionine synthase yields MFNHPIEEQLAKRILIIDGAMGTMLQNENLTYDDFGGEELDGCNENLVLTRPDVLHKIHRAYLEAGADIISTNTFGGTPLVLNEYDLGHKATEINKRAVEIAKEEAEKLSTPEWPRFVAGAIGPTTKTLSVTGGITFDELEENFYVQAHALIEAGADLILLETSQDMLNVKAATIGINRAFKELQKELPIMISGTIEPMGTTLAGQSIEAFYISIEHVKPLSVGLNCATGPEFMTDHIRSLSELSTSYVSCYPNAGLPDENGCYHETPESLSKKLQGFAEKGWLNIVGGCCGTTPAHIAAIREAVDGHPPRQPQQSIGGHAVSGIEPLQYDESMRPLFIGERTNVIGSRKFKNLIIDGKFEEAAEIARAQVKSGAHVIDICLANPDRDEVADMRDFMQEVVKKIKVPLVIDSTDEKVMEEALKFSQGKAIINSINLEDGEERFDAVMPLVKKYGASLVVGTIDERGMAVTRERKLEVAVRSYKLLTEKWGLSPEDIIFDPLMFPVGTGDEQYIGAAEETIEGIRLIKEKLPGVLTVLGVSNVSFGLPPVGREVLNAVYLYHCTQAGLDYAIVNTEKLERYASIPENEIKLANDLIFNTNDETLAVFTDFYRDKKKEKTEADIPKTVEGRLAYYILEGTKEGLIADLDAAMEIFETPLDIINGPLMDGMAEVGRLFNDNQLIVAEVLQSAGVMKAAVAHLEQFMEKNDESASKGKLVLATVKGDVHDIGKNLVDIILSNNGYKVVDLGIKVTPSELIEAIRKEQPDFVGLSGLLVKSAQQMVLTAQDFKGAGIDIPILVGGAALSRRFTETKIAAEYDGPVIYSKDAMQGLDFANRLMNKEERKGLLEEIRDARDKRMEADEKRAAKPKPELPKKFVRTVEDASVFVPKDLTRRIKRNYSVAHLQPYVNLRTLIGHHLGLKGNVDKFLAEGDSRAVELHELVTGYLQSDTFQPSGMYQFFPAQADGDDVVIYSPEDAKTEIERFTFPRQQVEPYLCLADFLKTVDSGEMDYIALMVVTAGYGVSDKARELKEQGRFLESHALQATALELAEGFAERIHQEIRDQWGFPDATDFTMRDRFAAKYQGQRFSFGYPACPNLEDQEKLFGLLKPEEIGVQLTDGFMMEPEASVSAIVFAHPDARYFNV; encoded by the coding sequence ATGTTTAATCATCCGATTGAGGAACAATTAGCAAAGCGCATTTTAATAATTGATGGTGCAATGGGCACAATGCTGCAAAATGAAAATTTAACATATGATGATTTTGGAGGCGAGGAGTTAGATGGCTGTAACGAAAATCTTGTTCTAACACGTCCGGATGTTTTGCACAAAATACACCGTGCTTATTTAGAAGCAGGGGCAGATATCATTAGTACGAATACATTTGGTGGTACGCCCCTCGTATTAAATGAATATGATTTAGGGCATAAGGCAACTGAAATTAATAAACGTGCTGTGGAAATTGCCAAAGAGGAAGCAGAAAAGCTTTCTACACCTGAGTGGCCACGCTTCGTAGCAGGTGCAATCGGCCCAACGACGAAAACATTATCGGTTACAGGTGGTATTACCTTCGATGAGCTAGAAGAAAATTTTTATGTACAGGCACATGCACTTATCGAAGCAGGAGCAGATTTAATTTTATTAGAAACGAGCCAAGATATGCTCAACGTAAAGGCCGCAACAATCGGTATAAATCGCGCGTTTAAGGAACTACAAAAAGAGCTCCCGATTATGATTTCTGGAACAATTGAGCCGATGGGTACAACGCTTGCAGGACAATCAATTGAAGCTTTTTATATTTCAATTGAGCATGTGAAGCCATTATCAGTTGGTCTGAATTGCGCAACAGGGCCAGAGTTTATGACAGACCATATTCGCTCATTATCAGAGTTAAGCACAAGCTATGTAAGCTGTTATCCGAATGCAGGCTTGCCTGATGAAAATGGCTGCTATCATGAAACACCTGAATCATTATCGAAAAAGCTGCAAGGCTTTGCGGAGAAGGGCTGGTTAAATATTGTCGGTGGTTGCTGTGGTACGACACCTGCACATATCGCAGCAATTCGCGAGGCGGTAGATGGTCACCCACCACGTCAGCCTCAGCAATCTATTGGAGGACATGCTGTGTCAGGCATTGAGCCATTGCAATACGACGAGTCAATGCGTCCATTATTTATCGGCGAGCGCACAAACGTTATTGGTTCACGTAAATTTAAAAATTTAATCATTGATGGGAAATTTGAGGAGGCCGCAGAAATTGCACGTGCACAAGTAAAAAGCGGGGCGCATGTAATTGATATTTGCTTGGCCAACCCTGACCGTGATGAGGTAGCGGATATGCGTGACTTTATGCAAGAGGTAGTGAAGAAAATAAAAGTGCCTCTTGTAATTGACTCGACAGATGAGAAGGTAATGGAGGAAGCGCTGAAGTTTTCACAAGGGAAAGCGATTATCAACTCCATTAACTTAGAGGATGGAGAAGAACGCTTTGATGCAGTAATGCCGCTTGTGAAAAAATATGGGGCTTCCCTCGTAGTCGGTACTATTGATGAGCGAGGAATGGCTGTAACACGTGAGCGTAAATTGGAAGTGGCGGTGCGCTCTTATAAGCTGTTAACTGAAAAGTGGGGCCTTTCACCAGAGGATATTATTTTTGATCCATTAATGTTCCCTGTTGGTACAGGAGACGAGCAGTATATCGGAGCCGCTGAGGAAACGATTGAGGGTATTCGTCTGATTAAAGAAAAATTACCAGGCGTCTTAACAGTGCTAGGGGTAAGCAATGTTTCCTTTGGTTTACCTCCTGTTGGACGTGAAGTATTAAATGCAGTTTATTTATATCACTGTACGCAGGCTGGTCTTGATTATGCAATTGTTAACACTGAAAAACTGGAGCGATATGCATCAATTCCTGAAAATGAAATTAAGCTAGCGAATGATTTAATTTTCAATACGAATGATGAAACACTTGCGGTCTTTACTGATTTTTATCGCGATAAGAAAAAGGAAAAAACAGAGGCAGATATTCCAAAAACAGTGGAAGGTCGCTTAGCTTATTATATTTTGGAGGGTACGAAGGAAGGCTTAATTGCTGATTTAGATGCTGCAATGGAAATTTTCGAAACACCATTAGATATTATTAATGGACCTTTAATGGATGGCATGGCAGAGGTAGGTCGTCTCTTTAATGATAACCAATTAATTGTAGCAGAGGTACTGCAATCAGCAGGGGTGATGAAGGCTGCGGTTGCCCATTTAGAGCAATTCATGGAAAAGAACGATGAATCTGCAAGCAAAGGGAAATTAGTTTTAGCAACGGTAAAAGGTGATGTGCATGATATCGGGAAAAACCTCGTTGATATTATTTTAAGCAATAATGGCTATAAAGTAGTTGACCTAGGGATTAAAGTGACACCATCTGAATTAATTGAAGCAATTCGCAAAGAGCAGCCAGATTTTGTTGGTTTATCAGGCTTACTCGTAAAATCTGCTCAGCAAATGGTATTAACTGCACAGGACTTCAAAGGAGCTGGCATTGATATACCAATTTTAGTAGGTGGTGCTGCATTATCACGTCGCTTTACTGAAACGAAAATTGCCGCAGAATATGATGGACCTGTTATTTATTCAAAGGATGCAATGCAGGGCTTAGACTTTGCCAATCGTTTAATGAATAAAGAGGAGCGCAAAGGGCTTTTAGAGGAAATTCGCGATGCGCGTGATAAGCGTATGGAGGCAGATGAAAAGCGCGCTGCTAAGCCAAAGCCAGAGCTACCGAAGAAGTTTGTTCGCACGGTGGAGGACGCGTCCGTATTTGTACCAAAGGACTTGACGCGTCGCATTAAGCGTAATTATTCTGTCGCACATCTACAGCCTTACGTAAATTTGCGTACATTGATAGGACATCATCTTGGCTTAAAGGGCAATGTCGACAAATTTTTAGCTGAAGGTGATAGCCGTGCAGTTGAGTTACATGAGCTTGTAACAGGCTATTTACAAAGTGATACTTTCCAGCCATCGGGGATGTATCAGTTTTTCCCTGCTCAAGCAGATGGAGATGATGTAGTTATTTATAGTCCAGAGGATGCGAAAACTGAAATTGAGCGCTTCACTTTTCCGCGCCAGCAAGTAGAGCCATATTTATGTTTAGCTGATTTCTTGAAAACAGTTGATAGTGGTGAAATGGACTATATCGCATTAATGGTTGTCACGGCTGGTTACGGCGTAAGTGATAAGGCACGCGAGCTAAAGGAGCAAGGGCGTTTCTTAGAAAGTCACGCACTACAAGCAACAGCACTTGAGCTTGCAGAAGGCTTTGCAGAACGTATTCACCAAGAAATTCGCGACCAATGGGGCTTCCCAGATGCAACAGACTTTACAATGCGCGACCGTTTCGCTGCAAAATATCAAGGGCAGCGCTTTAGCTTCGGCTATCCCGCTTGTCCAAATTTAGAGGACCAAGAAAAGCTCTTCGGTTTGTTAAAGCCAGAAGAAATTGGTGTGCAGCTAACAGATGGCTTCATGATGGAGCCTGAAGCAAGCGTATCTGCAATCGTTTTTGCACATCCAGATGCTCGCTATTTCAATGTCTAA
- a CDS encoding fatty acid desaturase → MRKSIQQLFNTLFPLIALWALAFYVMQYSPWLSVVCSAIAAGFLVRTFIIFHDCTHGSFFKSKKANDRVGFITGVLTSFPYEKWKREHTIHHATSSNLDKRGIGDIDMLTVEEYVEKSKLGRFGYRLYRNPIVMFGLGPLYMVLVLNRFNRSDAKKKERINTHITTLVLIAICATLIFIFGWAAFLLVYGVTLFIAGSLGIWLFYIQHTYEDSYFEFEEDWDYVKAAVEGSSYYKLPKILQWITGNIGFHHVHHLAPRIPNYHLEAAHENVKPLQHATTITLKTSLESIRYKLYDPDSKKFVTFKEANALIALRNKKPIQA, encoded by the coding sequence ATGAGAAAAAGTATTCAACAGTTATTCAATACTTTATTTCCATTAATAGCATTATGGGCACTTGCGTTTTATGTAATGCAATATTCACCTTGGCTAAGCGTAGTATGTAGCGCAATAGCAGCGGGCTTTCTTGTACGTACATTTATTATTTTCCATGATTGTACACATGGCTCATTTTTCAAAAGTAAAAAGGCAAATGACCGAGTAGGCTTTATTACAGGTGTGTTAACATCTTTCCCATATGAAAAATGGAAGCGAGAGCATACAATTCACCATGCGACAAGCTCAAATTTAGATAAGCGTGGAATCGGTGATATTGACATGCTAACAGTGGAAGAATATGTGGAGAAATCGAAGCTAGGCCGCTTTGGCTACCGCTTATATCGCAATCCAATTGTAATGTTTGGCTTAGGTCCACTTTATATGGTCTTAGTATTAAACCGTTTCAACCGTAGCGATGCTAAGAAGAAAGAGCGCATAAATACACATATTACAACACTTGTGTTAATTGCAATTTGTGCGACTTTAATATTCATATTTGGCTGGGCAGCATTTTTACTTGTTTATGGTGTGACATTATTTATTGCAGGTTCTTTAGGGATTTGGTTATTCTATATCCAACATACGTACGAGGATTCTTATTTCGAATTCGAGGAAGATTGGGATTATGTAAAGGCGGCAGTAGAAGGAAGCTCGTACTATAAGCTCCCAAAAATTTTACAATGGATTACAGGTAATATCGGCTTCCACCACGTGCACCATTTAGCACCACGTATTCCAAACTACCATTTAGAGGCTGCACATGAAAATGTAAAACCGTTGCAGCATGCGACGACAATTACATTAAAAACAAGCTTAGAATCAATCCGTTACAAATTATATGACCCAGATAGCAAGAAGTTTGTAACATTTAAGGAAGCAAACGCACTTATTGCACTGCGCAATAAAAAACCTATACAGGCATAA
- a CDS encoding sensor histidine kinase produces the protein MQSWYSIIPKSPWLSIYIWIIFCIMPFFFIVRSFSIWHILLGTCLILLYFVFHRFSFKSRSGLVYMWLSFQMVLNVIMTLVFGYVYLSLFTAFFIGNIRRPVGFYIMYGLHIGFTVLSIVAGYFIYLDMFLAQTPFIILAVIGVVLLPFTLYTRNKQENLEGELETARERISELIIHEERQRIARDLHDTLGQKLSMIGLKSDLAMRLVEKKPEQAIAEIKDIRHTASIALKEVRELVADMRAVRIEEELYRIEQILKAAEIEFVLHNEGHELPMPVLSENVVSMAMKEAVTNVVKHSKASRCDITIAQTDNEVVIVIKDNGVGLPERFHAAGSGLKGMQERLEFINGTVELVSDNGTLLTIRVPLTITHQKGSETK, from the coding sequence ATGCAAAGTTGGTATAGCATTATTCCTAAAAGCCCATGGCTAAGTATTTATATATGGATTATATTTTGCATTATGCCATTTTTCTTTATCGTTAGGTCTTTTTCTATTTGGCATATTTTATTAGGCACTTGTTTAATATTGCTCTATTTCGTATTTCATCGCTTTTCTTTTAAATCGAGGAGCGGGTTAGTGTATATGTGGCTCAGCTTTCAAATGGTACTTAACGTTATTATGACATTGGTCTTTGGCTATGTTTATTTATCGCTTTTCACCGCGTTTTTTATCGGTAATATAAGGCGACCTGTCGGGTTTTATATTATGTATGGTTTACATATTGGCTTTACTGTGCTATCCATAGTAGCGGGCTATTTTATTTATTTAGATATGTTTTTAGCACAGACACCGTTTATTATTTTAGCAGTTATTGGTGTTGTACTACTCCCATTTACACTTTATACACGCAATAAGCAGGAAAATTTAGAGGGTGAGCTTGAAACGGCGCGCGAGCGTATTTCAGAGCTTATTATTCATGAGGAACGTCAGCGTATTGCGCGAGATTTGCACGATACACTTGGGCAAAAGCTATCAATGATTGGCTTGAAAAGTGACTTAGCAATGCGTCTTGTGGAAAAGAAGCCTGAGCAGGCGATAGCTGAAATTAAAGATATCCGTCATACGGCATCAATTGCACTGAAGGAAGTGAGGGAGCTTGTTGCGGATATGCGAGCTGTCAGAATCGAAGAAGAATTGTATCGTATTGAGCAAATTTTGAAGGCAGCTGAAATTGAGTTTGTTCTTCACAATGAAGGGCATGAGCTACCAATGCCTGTCTTGTCTGAAAATGTTGTAAGTATGGCGATGAAAGAGGCTGTCACAAATGTTGTCAAGCATAGTAAGGCATCGCGCTGTGATATTACAATTGCCCAAACAGATAATGAAGTGGTTATCGTTATAAAGGACAATGGAGTTGGTTTGCCAGAGCGCTTTCATGCTGCTGGTAGTGGCTTAAAAGGGATGCAGGAACGATTGGAGTTTATCAATGGAACGGTTGAGCTAGTAAGTGATAATGGAACGCTGTTAACAATTCGCGTACCACTTACGATAACGCATCAAAAAGGGAGTGAGACGAAATGA
- a CDS encoding response regulator transcription factor — protein sequence MIRIVIAEDQGMLLGAMKSLLSLEEDMEVVGLAKNGEEAIKLVTELQPDICIMDIEMPVKTGLDAAELLREHECKIIILTTFARPGYFERARKAGVRGYLLKDSPIEELVHAIRTIMDGRKIYAPELVDFVYEDDSENPLTERESQVLELVAEGKTTKEIAAELYLSAGTVRNYISTILDKLGVSNRIEAIARFKEKGWNK from the coding sequence ATGATACGAATAGTCATTGCTGAGGATCAAGGAATGTTACTAGGTGCGATGAAATCCTTGCTTAGCTTAGAGGAAGATATGGAAGTAGTAGGTCTTGCGAAAAACGGTGAAGAGGCGATTAAGCTTGTAACTGAACTACAGCCTGATATTTGTATTATGGACATTGAAATGCCTGTAAAAACTGGGCTTGATGCAGCAGAATTGCTACGAGAGCATGAATGTAAAATTATCATTTTAACAACATTCGCTCGCCCTGGTTATTTTGAACGTGCACGTAAAGCAGGAGTGCGCGGCTATTTATTAAAGGACAGCCCGATTGAGGAGCTTGTACATGCGATTCGCACAATTATGGATGGTCGTAAAATTTACGCACCGGAGCTTGTTGACTTCGTTTATGAGGATGATAGTGAAAATCCTTTAACAGAGCGTGAAAGCCAAGTGTTAGAGCTAGTGGCAGAAGGCAAAACCACCAAGGAAATTGCGGCTGAGCTTTATTTATCCGCAGGTACAGTGCGCAACTATATTTCCACGATTTTAGATAAGCTAGGCGTCAGCAACCGCATTGAAGCAATCGCTCGTTTTAAAGAAAAGGGCTGGAATAAATGA
- a CDS encoding proline dehydrogenase family protein: MLLRDFFIHLSENQLLNSAAQKYGLKLGAQSVVAGTNIPEVIESIKQLNALGISCTVDNLGEFVFEKSEATKAKEQILAVIEAIHTEGVDAHISLKPSQLGLDIDIDFCYDNLREIVAKAAEYDIFVNFDMENYDRLQVSFDLVEELSKTYDNVGTVIQAYFFRAKEDIEKFKDYRLRIVKGAYKESESVAYQDKLDIDLNYIELIEYHLLNGKFTSIATHDHNVIEHVKRFVKDHNIPNDKFEFQMLYGFRKEMQVALAKEGYNFCTYVPFGKDWYGYFMRRLAERPQNLNLVTKQVFNKKTNTILAVAAGAFALGRLTKKKK; this comes from the coding sequence ATGCTATTACGTGACTTTTTTATCCACTTATCAGAAAACCAGCTTTTAAATAGCGCAGCACAAAAGTATGGCTTAAAATTAGGAGCTCAAAGCGTCGTTGCAGGCACGAATATCCCTGAAGTAATCGAAAGTATTAAACAATTAAATGCACTTGGCATTTCATGTACAGTAGATAATTTAGGTGAATTTGTTTTCGAAAAATCTGAAGCTACAAAAGCGAAAGAGCAAATTTTAGCTGTCATTGAAGCGATTCATACTGAAGGTGTAGATGCACATATCTCATTAAAGCCTTCCCAGCTTGGTCTAGATATCGATATTGATTTCTGTTATGACAATTTACGTGAAATCGTGGCAAAAGCTGCTGAATACGATATTTTTGTTAACTTTGATATGGAAAACTATGACCGTTTACAAGTATCTTTCGATTTAGTCGAAGAGCTTTCTAAAACATATGATAATGTCGGCACAGTAATCCAAGCATACTTTTTCCGTGCGAAAGAAGATATTGAAAAATTCAAGGACTATCGCCTCCGTATCGTAAAAGGTGCATACAAGGAATCTGAGTCTGTTGCATACCAAGATAAATTAGATATCGACTTAAACTACATCGAATTAATCGAATATCATTTACTAAACGGTAAATTTACGTCAATCGCTACACATGACCACAATGTTATCGAACATGTGAAACGCTTTGTAAAAGACCATAATATCCCAAATGATAAATTCGAATTCCAAATGCTATACGGCTTCCGTAAAGAAATGCAAGTCGCTTTAGCAAAAGAAGGCTATAATTTCTGTACGTATGTACCATTCGGCAAAGACTGGTACGGCTACTTCATGCGCCGTCTTGCAGAGCGTCCGCAAAACTTAAATCTTGTAACGAAACAAGTATTTAACAAAAAAACAAACACAATTTTAGCTGTCGCAGCAGGCGCTTTTGCATTAGGTCGCTTAACAAAAAAGAAAAAGTAA
- a CDS encoding ABC transporter permease — protein sequence MTYTALALTLIFVLIPLLLSKTLNLGLEKDTVIATVRSIIQLLVVGYVLKFVFDTEHFIYLLLMIVLMITVATLNARKNGKNIPGITWKLAVTLIVVEVITQGVLVGFHIIPPTAQYIIPISGMLIGNSMVLAILFLNRFSAEIEAHEHEIELILSLGGTPKQAVHRHLTKAIKASMIPTIEAQKTIGLVQLPGMMSGQIIGGADPIQAVQFQILIVFALLTCATLTSIVFGFLIYPSLFNERMQLIKNSFN from the coding sequence ATGACCTATACAGCATTAGCATTAACACTTATTTTTGTCCTCATTCCACTTCTTTTATCCAAGACATTAAATTTAGGGCTTGAAAAGGATACAGTAATTGCCACTGTGCGCTCCATTATTCAGCTACTTGTCGTCGGCTATGTATTGAAATTCGTTTTTGATACCGAGCATTTCATTTATTTGTTACTGATGATTGTATTGATGATTACCGTTGCGACACTTAACGCACGTAAAAATGGGAAAAATATTCCGGGTATTACATGGAAATTAGCGGTTACATTAATTGTTGTTGAAGTGATTACACAAGGTGTGTTAGTTGGTTTTCATATTATTCCACCAACCGCCCAATATATTATTCCGATTAGCGGAATGCTAATTGGCAATTCAATGGTTTTAGCTATTTTGTTTTTAAACCGCTTCTCGGCAGAAATCGAAGCACACGAGCATGAAATTGAGCTTATTTTATCGCTTGGTGGTACGCCAAAGCAAGCAGTGCATCGCCATTTAACGAAGGCCATTAAAGCGAGTATGATTCCAACAATTGAAGCGCAAAAAACAATCGGTCTTGTTCAGTTACCCGGTATGATGAGTGGACAAATTATCGGTGGCGCTGACCCGATACAGGCAGTACAATTTCAAATTTTAATCGTCTTTGCTTTGTTAACATGCGCGACATTAACTAGCATTGTTTTTGGCTTTTTAATCTATCCTTCTTTGTTTAATGAACGTATGCAATTAATTAAAAATTCTTTTAATTGA
- a CDS encoding ABC transporter ATP-binding protein, with product MTVSHVIKFENISYQINKQMILSNISQRVQQGSITTLIGPSGAGKTTLLKLCNALISPTNGNIYVEGQAIDTFEPTALRRKVGIVLQQAPILRTTVFENLALPRRLQHEILTNEEALNALIDVGLDESFLLKQATDLSGGQKQKIAIARTLLNNSTILLLDEITSALDPQSVYDIEQLILKLRQRGVTIIWITHSIRQAQELGDMTWVLMKGQLVAAGATKEIMNSTDPRIVAFLLGRTT from the coding sequence ATGACCGTTTCACACGTAATCAAATTTGAAAATATTAGCTACCAAATAAATAAACAAATGATTTTATCGAATATTTCACAGCGAGTACAGCAGGGCTCTATTACTACATTAATTGGTCCATCAGGCGCAGGAAAAACGACGTTGCTCAAATTATGCAATGCGCTTATTAGTCCGACAAATGGCAATATTTATGTGGAAGGACAAGCCATCGACACATTTGAACCAACCGCACTTCGCAGAAAGGTAGGTATCGTTTTACAGCAGGCCCCTATTTTGCGAACAACTGTCTTTGAAAATCTAGCATTGCCAAGACGGCTTCAGCACGAGATATTAACAAACGAAGAGGCTTTGAACGCACTTATTGATGTCGGTCTAGATGAATCTTTCTTACTAAAACAGGCAACTGATTTATCTGGTGGGCAAAAACAAAAAATAGCAATTGCTAGAACTTTATTAAACAACTCTACTATTCTATTGCTAGATGAAATTACATCCGCCTTAGACCCACAATCCGTTTATGATATTGAGCAATTAATTTTAAAGCTGCGCCAAAGAGGTGTAACAATTATTTGGATTACGCATAGTATTCGGCAAGCACAGGAGTTAGGGGATATGACATGGGTATTAATGAAGGGTCAATTGGTCGCTGCGGGTGCAACGAAAGAAATAATGAACTCTACAGACCCTAGAATTGTAGCATTTCTTCTTGGGAGGACGACATGA
- a CDS encoding nicotinate phosphoribosyltransferase, whose protein sequence is MGTKYQDDSLALHTDLYQINMAESYWADNVHNRKAVFELYFRKLPFGNGYAVFAGLERALDYLKNFHFTESDIAYLREELGYGEDFLSYLQDIRFTGTVYSMVEGELAFGNEPIMRIEAPLIEAQLVETALLNIVNFQTLIATKASRIKQVIKDEVGMEFGTRRAQEMDAALWGARAAVIGGFESTSNVRAGKKFNIPVSGTHAHALVQAYKNDYDAFHAYAKRHRNCVFLVDTYNTLKSGVPSAIKVAKELGDKINFVGIRLDSGDIAFLSKEARRMLDEAGFPDAKVIVSNDLDEYTILNLKAQGAKVDMWGIGTKLITAYDQPALGAVYKIVAIENENGVMEDTIKISANAEKVTTPGLKKVYRIIDRATGKSEGDYIAMEDEQPQEENRIKMFHPVHTFVSKFVTNFEAKNLHVKVIEDGKIIYQNPALTTIRQYAKDNLELLWDEYKRSLNPEEYPVDLSQKCWDNKMRNINEARAMVEKLEQS, encoded by the coding sequence ATGGGAACGAAGTATCAAGATGATAGCTTAGCGTTACACACGGACTTATATCAAATCAATATGGCTGAAAGTTATTGGGCAGATAATGTGCATAATCGAAAGGCTGTGTTTGAGCTATATTTTAGAAAGTTACCATTTGGCAATGGCTATGCTGTTTTTGCAGGACTTGAGCGTGCGCTTGATTATTTAAAAAACTTCCACTTTACAGAAAGCGATATTGCTTACTTGCGTGAAGAGCTAGGCTATGGGGAAGATTTTTTAAGCTATTTACAAGATATTCGCTTTACAGGAACAGTCTATTCAATGGTAGAAGGGGAGCTTGCTTTTGGCAATGAGCCAATTATGCGCATTGAGGCACCGCTTATTGAAGCGCAGTTAGTTGAAACTGCCCTGCTGAATATCGTTAATTTCCAAACACTTATTGCAACAAAGGCAAGTCGTATTAAGCAAGTGATAAAAGATGAGGTAGGCATGGAGTTTGGAACAAGACGTGCACAGGAAATGGATGCTGCATTGTGGGGGGCAAGAGCTGCTGTAATTGGTGGCTTTGAATCAACATCAAATGTGCGCGCGGGGAAAAAGTTTAATATTCCTGTATCGGGCACGCATGCACATGCGCTTGTACAAGCATATAAAAATGATTATGACGCCTTTCATGCGTATGCGAAGCGACATCGCAATTGCGTCTTTTTAGTAGATACGTATAACACATTAAAATCAGGCGTCCCAAGTGCAATTAAAGTAGCAAAGGAACTTGGGGATAAAATTAATTTTGTCGGCATTCGTTTAGATAGCGGGGACATCGCCTTTTTATCAAAGGAAGCACGTCGTATGCTTGATGAGGCAGGGTTTCCAGATGCGAAAGTAATTGTGTCGAATGATTTAGATGAATATACAATTTTAAATTTAAAGGCACAAGGGGCAAAGGTGGATATGTGGGGGATTGGCACAAAGCTTATTACTGCATATGATCAGCCAGCGTTAGGAGCTGTTTATAAAATAGTAGCAATTGAAAATGAAAACGGTGTGATGGAGGATACAATTAAAATTTCTGCAAACGCTGAAAAAGTAACGACACCGGGCTTGAAAAAGGTCTATCGCATTATCGACCGCGCTACAGGCAAGTCAGAGGGAGATTATATTGCGATGGAGGACGAGCAGCCACAGGAGGAAAATCGCATTAAAATGTTCCATCCTGTGCATACATTTGTCTCAAAATTCGTCACAAATTTTGAAGCGAAAAACTTGCATGTAAAAGTAATTGAAGATGGGAAGATTATTTATCAAAACCCAGCACTTACAACTATTCGCCAATATGCAAAGGACAATTTAGAGCTGCTGTGGGATGAGTATAAGCGTTCATTAAATCCAGAGGAGTATCCTGTAGATTTAAGTCAAAAATGCTGGGATAATAAAATGCGCAATATTAATGAGGCGCGTGCAATGGTTGAAAAGTTGGAGCAATCATAA